From Salvia splendens isolate huo1 chromosome 3, SspV2, whole genome shotgun sequence, a single genomic window includes:
- the LOC121794224 gene encoding uncharacterized protein LOC121794224, translating to MYGASGKMGRGGGGGKRNIHAPPTGRPTAAARLSMGGGPRGRGGPPASSPSTSSLQVEESFSLVREKPLNFGMAIKLTTDLVEEIKRVEAQGGAACIKFGANASGNVIQVGDKTIKFTWSREPGDLCDIYEERQSGDDGNGLLVESGGTWRKVNVERELDESTKNHVKRLSEEAERKMKARKAIVLDHQNSAMKNQMKAFAASESTPWKSFKNRKEPPFKKPKCESTPAAGPPKSVFKPISNLSKGRLSSSSPLSSQPKQLGPSMSPVGIGDPVKGQTGVSDFAATQNLDKALSSEKDTVNRRNNTISDRSKFNWNDEAKPTDLRNLITSLLLENQSSGMSLKALERAVENAIPNSAWKIEPILKQIASCQAPGRYFLKAGVEMESFKKIPQSGSYPEINRDQSPAPQKFDQLPGEDHMSTDANNEELGELNLTPAHTEDIVEIIGSQNSPDNLSDKNVSNNSEGVAGSSSDSGSDSESDTDSSDSGSDSGKSKSRSPVGSRSGSSSDSDTDSSSSSKQASDDDLDIMICDDEKESEHKMLDPHPAASRDPCQWNNLDNDPVETGDSDIQDPFGEIEIDIEKDSPDYNHGLEIPPADNLFASKEGEEASEDLKPSSPDHYEQQERRVSEREGYDESGGMVNDGFKHGESGAQGRSSKGNSKRRSDDKHLEERARSKKKSKSKNSIEPVSGTINSLFGESPYNSSPDRALQGTDTQPVDLMDDRTYRNDTNYADPQTGPNHQAISHRPVSDPQQPAQRSSEARGWTEAPSGGKRPGKQNRLEPNTRKSEMTGKTKETGPTSNSYWGYSPKSNNLGTADRSPMMNGRNAVLRREPSDLELGEFREPFHEETPASKKQFEKKNSFKHLENKQKDAEYWNSDFSGGKTSNKIPADLGKMSSPNNVDDRTRTHLRSTQPLDPPHPPRVDLNSQQNIVPEVSGKTRFVEAGMGRAASVEAYGDTSRKIPGNSVEQQHDPIRGVEPRATKQSKKQKPNRTSVSNDRRTVIGSNDSHLKKKLSSSDDTSCSFAKFEKDRPELKGPIRDISQYKEYVKEYQEKYESYCSLNKILESYRDEFSKLGKDLDAYKGRDMKKYNDILERMRSSFRQCGEKHKRLKNIFVVLYEELKHLKQMIRDYATSYKKD from the exons ATGTACGGAGCATCAGGAAAAATGggccgcggcggcggcggcgggaagAGGAACATTCACGCGCCGCCAACTGGTCGCCCTACCGCCGCCGCCCGCCTCTCCATGGGCGGAGGTCCACGCGGACGCGGTGGGCCGCCGGCGTCGTCCCCGTCGACCTCCTCGCTGCAGGTGGAGGAGAGCTTCAGCCTTGTCAGGGAGAAACCTTTGAATTTTGGGATGGCAATAAAGCTGACGACTGACCTTGTGGAGGAGATCAAGCGCGTGGAGGCGCAGGGTGGTGCCGCGTGCATCAAGTTCGGCGCCAATGCTAGTGGGAAT GTTATTCAAGTAGGGGACAAAACCATCAAATTCACTTGGTCCAGGGAGCCAGGGGACTTATGTGACATATATGAAGAACGTCAGAGTGGCGATGATGGAAATGGCTTGCTTGTAGAGTCAGGAGGAACATGGCGTAAGGTTAATGTAGAGCGAGAATTAGACGAATCAACTAAAAATCATGTCAAAAGACTGTCAGAAGAAGCCGAGCGCAAGATGAAAGCACGAAA AGCAATTGTGTTAGATCATCAGAATTCAGCTATGAAGAATCAAATGAAGGCATTTGCTGCTTCCGAGT CTACTCCGTGGAAAAGTTTCAAAAATCGGAAAGAACCTCCTTTCAAGAAGCCAAAATGTGAATCAACTCCAG CTGCTGGACCTCCGAAATCTGTTTTCAAGCCTATATCAAATCTTTCTAAGGGCAGGCTCTCTTCTAGCTCACCTTTATCTTCCCAACCAAAGCAACTTGGCCCTTCAATGTCTCCAGTAGGAATTGGTGACCCCGTGAAGGGACAAACTGGTGTCTCAGATTTTGCAGCAACTCAAAATCTGGATAAAGCTTTGAGCTCTGAAAAAGATACAGTCAACAGAAGGAATAATACCATCAGCGACAGATCTAAGTTCAATTGGAATGATGAAGCCAAACCTACTGATTTGAGAAATCTGATTACTTCTCTACTCCTGGAGAATCAATCTTCAGGAATGAGCCTAAAG GCCTTGGAGAGGGCTGTCGAAAATGCTATACCCAACTCAGCTTGGAAAATTGAGCCCATACTGAAACAA ATTGCGAGTTGTCAAGCACCTGGGAGATATTTCCTAAAAGCAGGAGTAGAGATGGAAAGCTTCAAGAAGATACCTCAAAGCGGAAG CTATCCAGAAATTAACCGTGATCAGTCACCTGCACCTCAGAAGTTTGACCAACTTCCCGGTGAAGATCACATGAGTACGGATGCCAACAATGAAGAACTGGGTGAATTAAATCTTACACCTGCTCATACAGAAGACATCGTAGAGATCATAGGAAGTCAGAATTCACCTGATAATTTAAGTGACAAAAACGTTTCTAACAACAGCGAAGGTGTGGCAGGCAGCTCCAGTGATAGTGGAAGTGACAGTGAGAGCGACACTGATAGTAGTGACAGTGGTAGTGATAGTGGCAAAAGTAAAAGTCGAAGCCCAGTAGGAAGTCGGAGTGGTAGTAGTAGTGACAGTGATACCGATTCATCTTCCAGCAGCAAGCAGGCATCTGATGATGATTTAGATATTATGATATGTGATGATGAGAAAGAATCCGAACACAAAATGCTAGATCCTCACCCGGCTGCATCGAGAGATCCTTGTCAGTGGAATAACTTAGATAATGACCCTGTTGAGACCGGGGATTCAGATATTCAGGATCCCTTTGGTGAGATTGAGATTGACATCGAGAAAGACTCTCCTGACTACAACCATGGCCTCGAAATACCCCCAGCTGATAATTTATTTGCCAGTAAAGAAGGCGAAGAAGCTAGTGAAGATCTCAAACCTTCTTCACCCGATCACTATGAGCAACAAGAAAGACGAGTCTCTGAGAGAGAAGGATATGATGAATCAGGTGGCATGGTCAATGATGGCTTCAAACATGGTGAGTCTGGTGCTCAGGGAAGATCATCAAAGGGAAATTCTAAAAGACGCTCTGATGATAAGCATTTGGAAGAAAGGGCACGCAGCAAAAAGAAGTCAAAGAGTAAAAACTCAATCGAACCAGTTTCAGGGACTATAAACTCTCTTTTCGGTGAGAGCCCTTACAACTCGTCCCCTGACAGGGCTCTGCAAGGCACAGACACGCAGCCTGTTGACCTAATGGATGACAGAACCTACAGAAATGATACAAATTATGCTGATCCACAAACAGGTCCTAATCACCAAGCAATATCACACAGACCTGTTTCCGATCCTCAGCAGCCAGCTCAAAGATCTTCCGAAGCTCGTGGATGGACTGAGGCTCCTTCTGGAGGAAAAAGACCTGGTAAACAAAACCGTTTGGAACCCAATACCAGAAAATCTGAAATGACAGGGAAGACGAAGGAGACTGGCCCTACTTCCAACTCATACTGGGGTTATTCTCCCAAGAGTAACAATCTGGGTACTGCCGATAGATCTCCAATGATGAATGGCAGGAATGCTGTACTTCGAAGAGAGCCTTCAGACTTAGAGTTGGGTGAATTTCGAGAACCTTTCCATGAGGAAACACCTGCCTCTAAGAAGcaatttgaaaagaaaaattCTTTTAAACATTTGGAAAACAAACAAAAGGATGCTGAATACTGGAACTCAGATTTCAGCGGAGGAAAAACATCTAATAAGATCCCAGCAGATCTGGGAAAAATGTCCTCACCAAACAATGTTGACGACCGTACAAGAACTCATCTCAGAAGCACTCAACCTCTTGATCCACCTCATCCGCCACGAGTGGATCTCAACTCCCAGCAAAATATAGTACCAGAAGTGAGTGGTAAAACTAGATTTGTGGAAGCTGGAATGGGCAGGGCTGCTAGTGTTGAAGCCTATGGAGATACTTCCCGGAAAATTCCAGGTAATTCAGTAGAACAGCAGCATGATCCAATACGAGGAGTTGAACCCCGTGCCACAAAGCAAAGCAAGAAACAGAAGCCCAATAGGACAAGTGTCTCAAATGATAGACGGACAGTGATCGGGAGCAATGATAGCCATCTAAAAAAGAAACTGTCTTCTTCAGATGATACCAGTTGTTCATTCGCTAAATTTGAGAAGGATCGGCCTGAGCTGAAGGGTCCGATAAGAGATATTTCTCA GTACAAAGAATATGTGAAGGAATATCAAGAAAAGTACGAGAGCTATTGCTCCTTGAACAAAATATTGGAGTCGTACAG GGATGAGTTTAGTAAACTTGGTAAGGATCTTGATGCTTACAAAGGTAGGGATATGAAGAAATACAATGACATCTTGGAGCGGATGAGGTCATCATTTCGTCAATGTGGGGAG AAACATAAACGCCTGAAGAATATATTCGTTGTTCTTTATGAGGAATTGAAG CACTTGAAACAGATGATCAGAGACTATGCTACATCATATAAAAAGGACTGA
- the LOC121795390 gene encoding uncharacterized protein LOC121795390 has product MPLASPIGLNLEITESFLNELESASRVAQDKVDVRHSHDKIRASHVQITTFTVGNWKREAIYRSTLTAKFYHAKKKLVWEFLYGLLKSKIEVSWSDIIAIEAVTNPGQPGFLRIQLAKPPLFFREIPPQPRKPTIWKPVDDFTGGQALLCSTHEATFPPGELNKHYELLLINDENLAELSRRPFPTNDRLAEHSRWPLPTNDKPKASNVTINSFLVGNWKVYI; this is encoded by the exons ATGCCATTGGCGTCTCCTATCGGATTGAACCTGGAAATAACCGAGTCCTTTCTCAATGAGTTGGAATCTGCATCAAGAGTAGCACAAGACAAAGTGGATGTGAGACATAGCCATGATAAGATTAGGGCTTCCCATGTTCAAATCACTACCTTTACTGTAGGAAACTGGAag AGGGAGGCTATTTACAGAAGCACACTGACTGCCAAATTCTACCATGCCAAGAAGAAGCTAGTGTGGGAGTTTCTTTATGGGCTATTGAAGAGCAAAATAGAAGTTTCTTGGTCTGATATCATTGCTATTGAGGCTGTTACGAACCCTGGTCAACCCGGATTTCTTCGAATTCAG CTGGCTAAGCCTCCTCTCTTCTTCCGAGAAATCCCACCTCAGCCGCGAAAGCCAACTATATGGAAGCCGGTAGATGATTTCACTGGTGGCCAAGCCCTACTTTGCAG CACACATGAAGCTACGTTCCCACCTGGAGAACTTAATAAACACTACGAGTTGCTTCTGATAAATGATGAGAATCTGGCTGAGCTCAGTCGCAGGCCTTTCCCAACAAATGATCGTCTAGCTGAGCACAGTCGCTGGCCCCTCCCAACAAATGATAAACCGAAGGCTTCCAATGTCACAATCAACAGCTTTCTTGTAGGAAACTGGaaggtatatatataa
- the LOC121795386 gene encoding uncharacterized protein LOC121795386, translating to MEVSWSDITAIEAVMNPNQPGCLRIELASTPLFFREISPQPGKHSNWEPTNDFTNGQAHLYMKHEVTFLPGVLDKHYEQLLINDEHLAELSRRPLPNHDKHLTELRLFSGPADFSSQKALVAHDQRLDQHSDVGTSSQNPIVAPASTYVDSSSSQNSSVVPDQHLHERNDMVGGGNEASSTKRQRVG from the exons ATGGAAGTTTCATGGTCCGATATCACTGCCATCGAGGCTGTTATGAACCCTAATCAACCCGGATGTCTTCGAATTGAG TTGGCTAGCACTCCTCTCTTCTTCCGAGAAATCTCACCTCAACCAGGAAAGCATAGCAATTGGGAGCCTACTAATGATTTCACTAACGGTCAAGCCCATCTTTACAT GAAACATGAAGTTACATTCCTACCTGGAGTGCTTGATAAGCACTACGAGCAGCTGCTGATAAACGATGAGCATCTGGCTGAGCTCAGTCGCAGGCCCTTACCGAACCATGACAAGCATCTGACTGAGCTCAGGCTCTTCTCAGGACCTGCCGATTTTTCAAGTCAGAAGGCTCTTGTTGCTCATGATCAACGACTTGATCAACACAGTGATGTTGGCACATCGAGTCAGAACCCCATTGTTGCTCCTGCCTCCACATATGTTGACTCATCATCAAGTCAGAACTCCTCTGTTGTTCCGGATCAGCACCTCCACGAACGCAACGATATGGTTGGAGGTGGTAATGAAGCTTCATCTACGAAGAGACAGAGAGTGGGATGA